The following nucleotide sequence is from Paracrocinitomix mangrovi.
TTTGGGAGTCAAATAACTCAAGTTTTGTTTATCAAGGAGGAACAGGATGGTACACTTTCCCATATGGATATGATGCTTATAAAATTTCTAAGCGTGTTGTAGCAGGAGACTTTGATAGAGATGGTAAAAATGACGATATCTGTGCTTTTTACGATTATGGAGGAGGAGCTACAAGAGCTCATGTGTGGGAATCAACTGGATCTAGTTTCGCATATCCTAATGGAAATACAGGTTATTGGATGGTAACTTCAGGTTATTCTGCTTCTAGTATTAATGGAAAAATTGCATTGGTGCCACAGGGAAGTAAATTATCAGATTTGGTAGTGCTTTATAACTATGGAAGTAATACAACTAGATATCATCATTTTGAAGCTCAGAATCCATTATCTGGAAATGAGTATTTCACATATTCTCATGTGTTCTTCTGCACTAAATCAGCTGAACAACAATCTAATGAATTGACTTCTGATGAAAATATTAATGAGACACTTTCAACAAATGAGTTCAATTCAAGACCTACTAAACTTTATCCAAACCCAACTGCTGGTGAATTAAATATTGTGTTTTCTGATAAGTTCACTACAGGAAAGGTAGATATGCAATTGATGGATATGTCTGGTAAATTGATTTTATCACAACAATTTGCAGGAAATGAAACTGCTAACATTCAAATTGACATTTCAGCAATTCCTCAAGGAATGTATATGGTAAGATTAATCAATGAAAATGGAGAGCAAGAAGTTTTGAAGATTACTAAAAAGTAATTTAAATAAACTAACGTTTAATTTTAAAGTCCCTATTCACCATAATGGTGGATGGGGATTTTTTATTTTAGCATTTACGGATGCATACTAAACCTATAAAATATTGTTTCTTTCTCCTCTTGTTTTTATTTAATGTTCATTTAAATGCGCAGGAAAATAGGGGTTTGTTAATCACTCATTCAACTAA
It contains:
- a CDS encoding T9SS type A sorting domain-containing protein; the protein is MKKYFLSVTALLLAGLSTQAQVCTTDLTQTTSKMVYGAFWDNTGGMDSPAYLRQEGSTVYIDVIDHTTGRLYEGVGSISNYYLSNVEDRIVSGDFDGDGVRDDIAVLYQTGSSSCRIDVFTRWGGTSSGSGYGFDYHLNEWSSSGYNPDNVNGRFVSGLFDNDIYYDIAAFYDYGGGQTRIHVWKCGYGINPSYQGSTGWWSTYGYTAGQITDRVVTGDFDRDGKWNDIAAFYDYGSGQTRIHVWESNNSSFVYQGGTGWYTFPYGYDAYKISKRVVAGDFDRDGKNDDICAFYDYGGGATRAHVWESTGSSFAYPNGNTGYWMVTSGYSASSINGKIALVPQGSKLSDLVVLYNYGSNTTRYHHFEAQNPLSGNEYFTYSHVFFCTKSAEQQSNELTSDENINETLSTNEFNSRPTKLYPNPTAGELNIVFSDKFTTGKVDMQLMDMSGKLILSQQFAGNETANIQIDISAIPQGMYMVRLINENGEQEVLKITKK